The window aaagatgtggaaacaacccaaatgcccatcaatccacgaaaggattagtaaactgtggcatatgtataccatggagtattactcagttattagaaataacggtgatatgacatctctttggtgttcctggagagagttggaacccattatattaagtgaagtatccaaagaatggaaaaacaagcatcacatgtactcaccagaaaattggtttccctgatcatcacctaaacgcacatcggggaaggataccaattatATATCAGACTGATacgtggggtggggggagggattgggtgtatgcctacatgatgagtgcattgcgcaccatctagggAATGCTCATGCTTAAAGGTTCTGACTCgaggaggtgggggatggggggtggtgatggaggtatgactacatggtgagtgcaaggcccactgtctggagaatggacacgcttgaggctctgactcagggggatgggcgggacatggacaatatatataacatgagcttttgtacccccatgatgagctgaaataaaaaaaaataaaatcttatgaaattctaaataaatatatggaagCCTTGGCCAACATCATAAACCGGGCTGACATAGATATAAATCCCAGTCTTCCCAAGTCCCTTGACACCACATTATCTTTTCTTAAGAGATAGTTACTTAGGCCAGTGGGGAATTGAGGGAAACCAGTAGCATCAGAAAGCAGTTTTCATCTGGCCTGGCTCTGACTGGGGCCCTCCCTCTTAGCCATATGCCTTACTTTGTTCTCATATCAGATGTGCACCAAGGCTAAGAGGCCACAGGGCTCTCCTTGCCATTATTAGTAAATCAGTTTTGCAAAGTCTTCAGACCTTCTTGCAGAGAATTCAGGTATATAGGTTTGTGACTGAGCAACCACAATGGGACTCCCTTTAGGCCCTGGAGCAGTATGGCATCAATCTGAAATCCTGAACTTCACATAATGAAAGTCAAAAGAGTCTGTTCACCATTGTCATGTGCTTTCTAGAAAGAGACAGATACCTGGATGATGGCCCAGACTGCCTCCCTCACCATTGCATTCTATATGCCTGTACTGAGAGGAACAGCTGGAGGAGAGTTATCAAGTGCTTGCAAGGTCTCTAGGTCTGTAATGGCATTCAGGCCTTCCTCAGCTGCTGGGAATTCCTTGACAGAAGACATTGCAGTAGTGGGTACTCAGGAGAGAAGCAACTACAAGGGGGACATTTCTCCCAGGGTAAACATTGAATCCTTTCTTCCTGTTCTAGAGTAATTTCCCTGAGCCGTGGGGCTTGGTTGTTCATGCAGACAGAATGGTAACCATTGAAACTGTCCCTAACTCAGTAATTCTCTTTGAGTTCCCTTTAGAGTTCCTAAATACTCTTAATTTCCATCTCTCCtcagaaagaatgaagaatgagaGTAGGACTCATGGCTATCATACATTTGCCAAGGACCTTATACCTGAAGAATTTAGATGACTGAGGGTGGGGAAGATTTGAGTGATCAGATAAATACAGAGAGACAGCTACAGATACCTTGaagctatatttttattcttttatttagaaCATACTCATTATTATCCAAAAGGAGAACATATAACTCTTGAAATACTTGAAACATGAACTCCATCCTAGAAAGACAATGTGAAACAAGTACacataacatttaaatttaaacacaaaaataaaaataaaataaaataaaatattcattatgtaACAGTCTTATGCTAGGCACTGAAGACAGAATGCTCAATAAGGGAGACAGCTTAGGTTCCTTTCTGTAAAGCATGACATGTGCCCCTCCCAAATTTTCTGTTGAGGACAGATTTCTATCATTGAGTGCCTTATAATTTTGTACTCTTTCCTCACTTATCAGGCCAAGCTCAATATGGTGACTTTCCTCAAACCTGAGACACTGGACACACTTCCCTTCTCCTGCGGAGTTTCTGGTGTCTAAGAAGGCTTGACCGCCTGCTAAACTTTCTCCTGCATATGCTACAAGTATAAGCCTGCTCACCTGTGTGGGTCCTCTGGTGTTTAATAAGGTGGGAGTTTTGAACAAAtcttttcccacattcattacatttaaaggacttctctcctgtgtgaattcTTTGGTGTGTATGTAGATTTGCATTATGACTAATGCTTTTCCCACACCATGAGCATCTATATGGTTTTATTCCTTGGTGTGTCATGAAGTGTTTATTACGATCTAAACTCCATCTAAATCTCCTATCACACTGTTGACATTTATAAGGTTTCTCTTCAATGTGAATTCTCTGGTGCTTAATAAGGTCAGAGCTAATTTTGAAGCTTTTACCACATGCCTGACATGTAAAAGGTTTCTCTACTGTGTGGCCTTTCCCATGAATATCTGTAAGTTTTGGAAGCTCTTCTTTACAAgttgaaagtttctttcttttggttcctGGAAAAGCTAGATGCCATTTCTGAACCCTGTGTGTATCACCATGATTTTCcttgtttgttgttttctggGCAACTTCCATTCTGGTCTTTTCTGATACTTTGCATCCTGGTATTTCTATTTCTGATGCAGGAACAGATATAGGCTGATCGTTTCCAGTGTGTTTTTTGAGCATTAACCCTGTTAGAATAAACAGAAGAATCAGCCATCTACATCTCAGTACAAGAAAACTAcacaaatggagagaaaaagtcCATGatgattgcttttaaaaaaatacaggaacAAGTTATTTCTAGTTCATTTCTCCTTGATCCTCCCCATTAGGCATAACAAGAAACCCATTAAATAATGCTAGagataacacaaacaaaattctaaaaagtgttaagaaaaagacaaaccgGTTTTAGACCCCAGAACTAGAATAATAATGTAGCAGGCTGTCTTACATTCCCATATCCAACAGGAAAGGCAACCCAGATCCCAGGTTTTCCAACCCTCAACCTATCAATAGAAGGCTTCCTGGGTAGGTTTATTCCTTCCCCAGCATGAATGGGAAACCTGACAACATCAAGCAAACCAGAAATCATTGGCAAAGGGGATCAGCCTGGAGTCCTATCAACAGTTAAGTGGCAAGGAGAGGAAATTGTCCACCCTACTGGGCTAGAGACTCTCCTCAACCCCACTGAACGATACCAAAATGTACAAGCAGAACTGGCAGCAGGGACCCAGCCACATCAAGAGGAATGCATGGGAAGCCTCTTTAATACTGCAGATAGGAGAATCCCTCCACTCAATAGGAGACACCAAAGTGGGCAGGCAGAACTGGCAAGAGGGAAACAGCCACAACAAGCGGCCTGAACTATGAAGTCTCTTAATCCCCATGGGTCTGAGACTCTCCTTCCCCACTGAAATACACGCTAGCCTAAGAAAATGCCTTCCACACcctcaggcagcagcagcagggacccAGGGGAGCTCCAGAAGTACCAGATAAAACAAGGAGACCAAAATAATAGCACACAAGCTCTGAAAATTATCACTGGAAGCATATCctacaaaaga of the Lemur catta isolate mLemCat1 chromosome X, mLemCat1.pri, whole genome shotgun sequence genome contains:
- the LOC123627971 gene encoding zinc finger protein 75D-like, with the protein product MGMFQNECWNTCQVLQEQLGRNTHKETHPVYERAAHAQQILVPSEQKSTKDQKMASELLLPKSQSLLTFEDVAMYFSEEEWQLLDTSQKTLYINVMQDMYENAITIGLMLKKHTGNDQPISVPASEIEIPGCKVSEKTRMEVAQKTTNKENHGDTHRVQKWHLAFPGTKRKKLSTCKEELPKLTDIHGKGHTVEKPFTCQACGKSFKISSDLIKHQRIHIEEKPYKCQQCDRRFRWSLDRNKHFMTHQGIKPYRCSWCGKSISHNANLHTHQRIHTGEKSFKCNECGKRFVQNSHLIKHQRTHTGEQAYTCSICRRKFSRRSSLLRHQKLRRRREVCPVSQV